A DNA window from Hevea brasiliensis isolate MT/VB/25A 57/8 chromosome 2, ASM3005281v1, whole genome shotgun sequence contains the following coding sequences:
- the LOC110659242 gene encoding uncharacterized protein LOC110659242: protein MGSDSNSTPASTSTPTASPNGKRSRDPEDEVYLDNLHSHKRYLSEIMASSLNGLTVGEPLSENLMESPARSEGMFYARDEMSLQYSPMSEDSDDSRFCETPINTCSSQPESLPTSPVSPYRYQRPFGGFSTASSTSSYPAHGCTATSVTCSQPRQRGSDSEGRFPSSPSDICHSADLRRAALLRSVQMRTQPPGSSSFELPFGSGQEPVSNIESDERPCLYMKSLIDERDYQIECSSRGATGPEFNDGKSCRVLNMNIKRDESGG from the exons ATGGGCTCCGATTCGAACTCCACACCGGCATCAACATCCACACCAACGGCTTCGCCCAATGGGAAGCGAAGTAGAGATCCCGAAGACGAAGTCTATCTCGACAATCTCCATTCTCACAAGCGTTACCTAAGCGAG ATAATGGCATCTAGCTTAAATGGATTAACTGTTGGAGAACCACTTTCTGAAAATCTTATGGAATCTCCAGCAAGGTCTGAAGGCATGTTCTATGCCAG GGATGAAATGTCCTTGCAATATTCACCAATGTCAGAAGACTCGGATGACTCTAGATTTTGTGAGACCCCTATAAATACTTGCTCGTCACAACCTGAGAGTCTGCCCACCAGTCCAGTTTCTCCCTATAGGTACCAAAGACCATTTGGTGGGTTCTCTACCGCTTCTTCTACCAGCTCATATCCAGCGCATGGCTGCACTGCCACTAGTGTCACTTGCTCACAACCTCGTCAACGAGGTTCAGATTCTGAGGGTCGGTTTCCATCATCACCTAGTGATATTTGCCACTCAGCTGACTTGAGGAGGGCTGCACTCTTGCGATCCGTGCAGATGAGGACACAACCTCCTGGATCATCATCTTTTGAATTGCCTTTTGGCTCAGGGCAGGAGCCTGTATCTAATATAGAATCTGATGAGCGGCCATGCTTATATATGAAGTCCTTAATTGATGAGAGAGATTATCAGATTGAGTGCTCTTCTAGGGGTGCCACTGGACCTGAATTTAATGATGGAAAGTCATGCAGAGTGTTGAATATGAATATAAAAAGAGATGAGTCTGGGGGTTAA